In Vespa velutina chromosome 1, iVesVel2.1, whole genome shotgun sequence, the following proteins share a genomic window:
- the LOC124950895 gene encoding chromatin assembly factor 1 p55 subunit isoform X2 produces MGDKDGETFDDAVEERVINEEYKIWKKNTPFLYDLVMTHALEWPSLTAQWLPDVTRPEGKDYSVHRLILGTHTSDEQNHLLIASVQLPNEDAQFDASHYDNEKGEFGGFGSVSGKIEIEIKINHEGEVNRARYMPQNPCVIATKTPSSDVLVFDYTKHPSKPDPNGECHPDLRLRGHQKEGYGLSWNPNLNGYLLSASDDHTICLWDINATPKENRVIDAKTIFTGHTAVVEDVAWHLLHESLFGSVADDQKLMIWDTRCNNTSKPSHTVDAHTAEVNCLSFNPYSEFILATGSADKTVALWDLRNLKLKLHSFESHKDEIFQVQWSPHNETILASSGTDRRLHVWDLSKIGEEQSTEDAEDGPPELLFIHGGHTAKISDFSWNPNEPWVICSVSEDNIMQVWQMAENIYNDEEPDTPASELEAGAS; encoded by the exons ATGGGTGATAAGGACGGCG aAACTTTTGATGATGCAGTGGAAGAACGTGTTATTAATGAAGAATACaaaatatggaaaaagaaTACACCATTTTTATATGATCTTGTAATGACACATGCTTTGGAATGGCCATCTTTAACTGCACAATGGTTACCAGATGTAACTAGACCAGAGGGAAAAGATTATTCTGTTCATCGTTTGATCCTCGGTACACATACGTCGGATGAACAAAATCATTTGTTAATAGCAAGTGTTCAATTACCTAATGAGGACGCTCAGTTTGATGCTTCTCATTATGACAATGAAAAAGGTGAATTTGGAGGGTTCGGTTCTGTAAGTggaaagatagaaattgaaataaaaattaatcatgaaGGAGAAGTGAATAGAGCCCGATACATGCCACAAAATCCTTGCGTTATAGCAACGAAAACTCCATCAAGCGACGTTTTAGTATTTGATTACACAAAACATCCTAGTAAGCCAGATCCAAATGGCGAATGTCATCCAGATCTaag GTTACGAGGACATCAAAAAGAAGGCTATGGATTATCATGGAATCCAAATCTTAACGGGTATTTGTTGAGCGCATCAGACGATCATACAATTTGTTTGTGGGATATTAATGCTACTCCTAAAGAAAATCGTGTGATCGATGCCAAGACCATTTTTACAGGACATACAGCCGTTGTAGAGGACGTTGCATGGCATTTATTACACGAATCTCTGTTTGGATCGGTTGCGGATgatcaaaaattaatgatatggGATACGAG ATGCAATAACACTAGTAAACCAAGTCATACAGTCGATGCTCACACAGCAGAAGTTAATTGTTTAAGTTTCAATCCATATTCAGAATTTATTCTTGCCACTGGTAGTGCGGACAAAACAGTAGCGTTATGGGATTTAaggaatttaaaattaaaattacattccTTTGAATCTCATAAAGACGAAATCTTCCAAGTTCAATGGTCACCACATAATGAGACCATATTAGCAAGTAGCGGTACAGATAGGCGTTTGCATGTATGGGATCTTAGCAAAATTGGAGAAGAACAGTCTACTGAAGATGCCGAAGATGGCCCACCTGAATTATTG tttatacaTGGCGGACACACTGCAAAAATTAGTGACTTTTCATGGAACCCTAATGAACCTTGGGTAATATGTTCAGTATCAGAAGATAATATAATGCAAGTTTGGCAAATGGCAGAAAACATTTACAATGATGAAGAGCCAGATACACCAGCTAGTGAACTTGAAGCTGGAGCTTCATAA
- the LOC124950895 gene encoding chromatin assembly factor 1 p55 subunit isoform X1 — translation MIQSVVLSVINHEPRRKETFDDAVEERVINEEYKIWKKNTPFLYDLVMTHALEWPSLTAQWLPDVTRPEGKDYSVHRLILGTHTSDEQNHLLIASVQLPNEDAQFDASHYDNEKGEFGGFGSVSGKIEIEIKINHEGEVNRARYMPQNPCVIATKTPSSDVLVFDYTKHPSKPDPNGECHPDLRLRGHQKEGYGLSWNPNLNGYLLSASDDHTICLWDINATPKENRVIDAKTIFTGHTAVVEDVAWHLLHESLFGSVADDQKLMIWDTRCNNTSKPSHTVDAHTAEVNCLSFNPYSEFILATGSADKTVALWDLRNLKLKLHSFESHKDEIFQVQWSPHNETILASSGTDRRLHVWDLSKIGEEQSTEDAEDGPPELLFIHGGHTAKISDFSWNPNEPWVICSVSEDNIMQVWQMAENIYNDEEPDTPASELEAGAS, via the exons aAACTTTTGATGATGCAGTGGAAGAACGTGTTATTAATGAAGAATACaaaatatggaaaaagaaTACACCATTTTTATATGATCTTGTAATGACACATGCTTTGGAATGGCCATCTTTAACTGCACAATGGTTACCAGATGTAACTAGACCAGAGGGAAAAGATTATTCTGTTCATCGTTTGATCCTCGGTACACATACGTCGGATGAACAAAATCATTTGTTAATAGCAAGTGTTCAATTACCTAATGAGGACGCTCAGTTTGATGCTTCTCATTATGACAATGAAAAAGGTGAATTTGGAGGGTTCGGTTCTGTAAGTggaaagatagaaattgaaataaaaattaatcatgaaGGAGAAGTGAATAGAGCCCGATACATGCCACAAAATCCTTGCGTTATAGCAACGAAAACTCCATCAAGCGACGTTTTAGTATTTGATTACACAAAACATCCTAGTAAGCCAGATCCAAATGGCGAATGTCATCCAGATCTaag GTTACGAGGACATCAAAAAGAAGGCTATGGATTATCATGGAATCCAAATCTTAACGGGTATTTGTTGAGCGCATCAGACGATCATACAATTTGTTTGTGGGATATTAATGCTACTCCTAAAGAAAATCGTGTGATCGATGCCAAGACCATTTTTACAGGACATACAGCCGTTGTAGAGGACGTTGCATGGCATTTATTACACGAATCTCTGTTTGGATCGGTTGCGGATgatcaaaaattaatgatatggGATACGAG ATGCAATAACACTAGTAAACCAAGTCATACAGTCGATGCTCACACAGCAGAAGTTAATTGTTTAAGTTTCAATCCATATTCAGAATTTATTCTTGCCACTGGTAGTGCGGACAAAACAGTAGCGTTATGGGATTTAaggaatttaaaattaaaattacattccTTTGAATCTCATAAAGACGAAATCTTCCAAGTTCAATGGTCACCACATAATGAGACCATATTAGCAAGTAGCGGTACAGATAGGCGTTTGCATGTATGGGATCTTAGCAAAATTGGAGAAGAACAGTCTACTGAAGATGCCGAAGATGGCCCACCTGAATTATTG tttatacaTGGCGGACACACTGCAAAAATTAGTGACTTTTCATGGAACCCTAATGAACCTTGGGTAATATGTTCAGTATCAGAAGATAATATAATGCAAGTTTGGCAAATGGCAGAAAACATTTACAATGATGAAGAGCCAGATACACCAGCTAGTGAACTTGAAGCTGGAGCTTCATAA